The Panicum hallii strain FIL2 chromosome 9, PHallii_v3.1, whole genome shotgun sequence genome has a window encoding:
- the LOC112876180 gene encoding probable chromo domain-containing protein LHP1 isoform X2, with protein sequence MWQCSTEVLLFVLLNRAYVAASCNLVAKFAEFYIPNNPMSFIRRGWPESANTWEPLENLKACSDIVDAFDKRSRSPRSSRKRKRKTATTPTSDPNPSRGKRGRPPRSEARSMTGPHAPEPKKLPCRTSSRRASNNGNKTLFGELEASVNVLGQRVVQEGSSGVVSVGFPSQGVPLSVSLTDQQDEHHPANGSSKVENSVRAAPSQGGQITGAKKRKSGCVRRFKQDEAAIQEQGGTSDKPGNEYVDSTEGETGDKNKGEDSASQIHNPKILKIIKPVRYFATVLDGVQQVAITFKALRSDGTEVLVDDKQLKAKEPLVLIEYYEQHLRYNPTSTH encoded by the exons ATGTGGCAATGTTCTACTGAAGTTCTTTTATTTGTGCTGTTAAATAGAGCGTATGTTGCTGCATCTTGCAATTTGGTGGCCAAATTTG ctgaattctatatccctaacAATCCGATGTCATTTATAAGGCGTGGATGGCCGGAGAGTGCTAACACATGGGAACCCCTTGAAAACCTGAAGGCCTGCTCGGACATTGTTGATGCTTTTGATAAGAG GTCACGGTCGCCAAGGTCCTCTCGGAAGCGAAAACGTAAGACTGCAACTACTCCAACATCAGATCCTAACCCTTCTCGGGGAAAACGGGGTCGCCCACCTCGGTCGGAGGCCCGGTCCATGACAGGACCTCATGCCCCAGAGCCCAAGAAATTGCCCTGCAGGACAAGTAGTAGGAGAGCCAGTAATAATGGTAACAAGACCTTGTTTGGTGAACTCGAGGCATCAGTGAATGTGCTTGGGCAAAGAGTAGTACAGGAGGGTAGTTCCGGTGTGGTTTCAGTTGGGTTTCCATCACAAGGGGTTCCTCTATCTGTTAGCTTGACTGACCAACAAGACGAGCATCATCCTGCAAATGGTTCATCAAAGGTGGAAAATTCAGTACGAGCAGCCCCATCTCAGGGTGGCCAGATAACTGGTGCAAAGAAGCGTAAGTCTGGGTGTGTTAGGAGGTTCAAGCAGGATGAAGCAGCAATACAAGAGCAAGGAGGCACAAGTGACAAGCCAGGCAACGAGTATGTTGATTCCACAGAAGGAGAAACTGGTGATAAGAACAAGGGGGAGGACTCTGCTAGCCAAATTCATAATCCTAAGATCCTCAAGATCATCAAGCCAGTGCGCTATTTTGCCACTGTTTTGGATGGCGTGCAGCAAGTTGCAATAACGTTCAAGGCACTCAG GTCTGATGGAACAGAAGTATTAGTAGATGATAAGCAGTTGAAAGCTAAGGAGCCCTTAGTG CTTATAGAATACTATGAGCAGCACCTTCGTTATAACCCCACCTCGACACATTGA
- the LOC112876946 gene encoding uncharacterized protein LOC112876946, translating into MSLEECITHTKSSWWLRNRSCAMDGDMKHLRVRFSGVRQEDNGGGDTIPVPSHESTSFGRGLMSNADEYDAAYAATVAAVAYAIVARKEERLASQEMPIAEKFGIEGKPMAGKVGSGKKPPSLWESQITPQSKSPPKRGESFKRPIEGSRSTKWFSGKEPIDDAYDDEPRVNVSVRRPLRPAQKKPEAVISSDEKLADKFLNDSVPSKKKEASFARKGPEKKGSRKFEQDEGNQMLPPTAATTAKPMSSYSSRESRVATPGMDFSSEAEAMADAWEKGKLAKIKKQYNETMDTITEWEAEKKAKARRQKELKDESDSERKRAKALEEYNEEMSRINKVAIASKLTAEEKRRNVERKVRDKAQTIRSTGKLPRTCGCF; encoded by the exons ATGAGTTTGGAGGAGTGTATTACACATACGAAGAGCTCTTGGTGGTTAAGAAATCGATCTTGCGCCATGGATGGCGACATGAAACATCTGAG GGTTAGGTTTTCTGGGGTGAGGCAGGAAGATAATGGTGGTGGCGACACTATACCAGTTCCATCTCATGAAAGCACAAGTTTTGGTAGAG GACTAATGAGTAATGCGGACGAATACGATGCAGCGTATGCAGCCACGGTGGCAGCAGTGGCGTATGCTATTGTTGCACGAAAGGAGGAGAGGCTAGCGTCTCAAGAGATGCCTATTGCAGAGAAGTTTGGAATCGAAGGGAAGCCCATGGCGGGGAAGGTAGGGTCTGGAAAGAAGCCTCCTTCACTTTGGGAGTCTCAGATCACCCCGCAGTCCAAGTCACCACCCAAGAGAGGTGAAAGCTTTAAAAGGCCTATTGAAGGCAGCAGATCTACAAAATGGTTCAGTGGGAAAGAGCCCATAGACGATGCCTACGATGACGAACCAAGAG TTAATGTGTCGGTGAGGAGGCCGTTAAGACCGGCACAGAAGAAGCCAGAAGCTGTAATTTCATCTGATGAAAAGTTGGCGGATAAGTTTTTGAATGATTCTGTCCCAAGCAAAAAGAAGGAAGCGAGTTTCGCCCGAAAAGGACCAGAAAAGAAAGGAAGCAGAAAATTTGAGCAAGATGAAGGGAATCAGATGCTGCCACCAACAGCAGCCACCACAGCCAAGCCAATGAGCTCATATTCCAGTAGAGAGAGTAGAGTTGCCACCCCTGGAATGGATTTTTCCAGTGAAGCCGAGGCAATGGCAGACGCTTGGGAGAAGGGGAAGTTGGCGAAAATCAAGAAGCA GTACAATGAGACCATGGACACCATTACCGAATGGGAGGCCGAGAAGAAGGCCAAGGCCAGGCGGCAAAAGGAACTGAAAGATGAG AGCGACTCGGAAAGGAAGCGCGCTAAGGCCCTGGAGGAGTACAATGAGGAGATGTCGAGGATCAACAAGGTGGCTATAGCATCGAAGTTGACAGCggaggagaagaggaggaaCGTGGAGAGAAAGGTCAGGGACAAGGCACAGACAATACGGTCCACAGGGAAGCTTCCCCGGACATGTGGATGTTTCTGA